A region from the Desulfitobacterium dehalogenans ATCC 51507 genome encodes:
- the glmS gene encoding glutamine--fructose-6-phosphate transaminase (isomerizing), which produces MCGIVGYIGKRPAIPVLLDGLKKLEYRGYDSSGVAVLEQDAIKACKTVGKLAVLEDKLGEDFSQTCIGIGHTRWATHGRPSDLNAHPHLDTEAKFAVVHNGIIENYIELKEWLIEQGHAFVSETDTEVLPHLVEYFYKGDLVATVREVINKLKGSFAILVMSRQDSDILVAARKDSPMVVGLGEEEFLVASDIPAILNYTRKTYIIEDGEMVVLTKDGVKITDFEGKEKEKQLYEVKWDAVAAEKAGYDHFMLKEIYEQPRALRDTLIGRLEENRAVLSEVNLTAEQLKNFRKVFIVACGTAWHAGLVGKTLIERWVRLAVEVDIASEFRYRSPLVDEHTLVVVISQSGETADTLAALREAKRNGARVVAVTNVVGSSVAREAHDVIYTWAGPEIAVASTKAYTTQLEGMVLLGLYLAQIRGTLSAEKIQEVIAALRKIPAQVQEILDEAEHIKDFAQSFVDVEDTFFIGRSLDWNVAMEGALKLKEISYIHAEAYAAGELKHGTLALITDKTPVIALATQMDVYEKTLSNIIEVRARDARVIGITFKGNKDLVKSVDHVIYLPETIAELAPILTVIPMQLLSYYVSVARGCDVDKPRNLAKSVTVE; this is translated from the coding sequence ATGTGTGGTATCGTTGGATATATTGGTAAACGCCCGGCTATTCCTGTTCTATTGGATGGACTAAAGAAGTTAGAATACCGCGGATATGATTCATCCGGGGTGGCAGTCCTTGAGCAGGACGCCATTAAGGCCTGCAAGACAGTAGGCAAATTAGCTGTTTTAGAAGACAAGCTGGGAGAGGATTTTTCTCAGACCTGCATCGGCATCGGGCATACCCGTTGGGCAACCCATGGCCGTCCCTCCGATCTCAATGCTCATCCTCATTTGGATACTGAAGCGAAATTCGCCGTAGTCCATAACGGGATCATTGAGAACTATATCGAGCTGAAGGAGTGGCTAATCGAACAAGGTCATGCCTTTGTGTCGGAGACAGACACCGAAGTATTGCCCCACTTAGTGGAGTATTTCTATAAGGGCGACTTAGTCGCAACGGTACGCGAAGTGATTAATAAACTCAAAGGCTCCTTCGCTATTCTGGTGATGAGCCGTCAAGATTCGGATATTCTTGTGGCTGCCCGCAAAGACAGTCCCATGGTTGTAGGATTAGGAGAAGAGGAATTCTTGGTAGCCAGTGATATTCCTGCTATCCTTAACTACACTCGCAAAACCTATATCATCGAAGATGGTGAGATGGTTGTTCTCACTAAAGATGGGGTAAAAATTACGGATTTTGAAGGGAAAGAAAAGGAAAAGCAGCTTTATGAAGTGAAGTGGGATGCCGTAGCAGCTGAAAAAGCTGGTTATGATCATTTTATGCTTAAAGAAATCTACGAACAGCCTCGTGCTCTTCGGGATACCTTAATCGGCCGCTTGGAGGAAAACAGGGCCGTTCTTAGTGAAGTGAACCTAACTGCAGAACAACTGAAGAACTTTCGAAAAGTCTTTATCGTGGCCTGTGGCACAGCTTGGCATGCGGGCTTAGTGGGGAAAACTCTCATTGAACGCTGGGTTCGTCTCGCGGTAGAAGTGGATATCGCTTCAGAATTCCGCTATCGTTCTCCCTTAGTAGATGAGCACACGTTAGTCGTGGTCATCAGCCAATCCGGTGAAACCGCTGATACCTTAGCAGCCCTCCGGGAGGCCAAAAGAAACGGTGCCCGCGTAGTCGCCGTCACTAATGTGGTAGGAAGCTCTGTAGCCCGTGAAGCCCATGATGTAATTTACACCTGGGCCGGCCCGGAAATCGCCGTAGCCTCCACTAAGGCCTATACCACCCAATTGGAAGGAATGGTCCTTCTAGGGCTATATCTGGCTCAGATTCGCGGCACCCTGTCTGCCGAAAAAATCCAGGAAGTCATTGCTGCCCTACGCAAAATTCCCGCTCAAGTTCAGGAAATTCTCGATGAGGCCGAGCATATTAAAGACTTTGCTCAGTCCTTTGTTGATGTAGAAGACACTTTCTTCATCGGTCGTAGCCTGGATTGGAACGTGGCTATGGAAGGTGCTCTAAAGCTCAAAGAAATCTCTTATATTCATGCGGAAGCCTATGCAGCCGGGGAACTCAAGCACGGCACCCTAGCCTTAATCACCGACAAGACTCCTGTCATTGCCCTGGCCACTCAGATGGATGTCTATGAAAAGACTCTATCCAATATTATCGAGGTCAGAGCCCGTGATGCCCGAGTCATTGGCATCACCTTCAAAGGTAATAAGGACCTGGTCAAATCAGTGGACCATGTAATCTATTTGCCCGAGACCATCGCCGAACTGGCTCCGATTCTTACCGTGATTCCGATGCAACTCTTGTCTTACTATGTTTCCGTAGCCAGAGGCTGCGATGTGGATAAACCAAGAAATTTGGCAAAAAGCGTTACTGTCGAGTAA
- the glmM gene encoding phosphoglucosamine mutase has protein sequence MGKLFGTDGVRGVANKELTPDLAFRLGQAGAYVLSKEHPHPRIVIGKDTRISGDMLEAALIAGICSVGADVLRVGVLPTPGIAYLTRTLEASAGVVISASHNPVQDNGIKFFFCTGYKLPDAVEEEIEDLVRSHEKPWATPIGGEVGRVIEVQDAERRYMDFLKRTVGSLAGIKVVYDGSNGAAFRVGPQVLQELGVEVIPLSVTPDGVNINAGCGSTHTEVLQQAVVEHKADLGLANDGDADRLIAVDEEGKVVDGDFIMVICALALKAKGQLAENSIVVTVMSNLGLHIALKEAGVKVYETQVGDRYVMEELLKTGAKLGGEQSGHIIFLDHNTTGDGLLTALQLLAVLKEQGKPISKLAAQMQRLPQVLINVQVKDKKKAMENPYVFQKVEEVKRFLGDRGRVLVRPSGTESLVRVMVEGQDHEQLMGLAQSVVDIIKREEL, from the coding sequence TTGGGTAAATTGTTTGGAACGGATGGGGTACGAGGTGTGGCTAATAAGGAGCTAACGCCCGACTTAGCGTTTCGTTTGGGTCAGGCCGGTGCCTATGTATTGAGTAAGGAACACCCCCATCCTCGTATTGTAATCGGCAAAGATACCCGGATTTCCGGAGATATGTTGGAAGCAGCCTTAATTGCCGGGATATGCTCGGTTGGAGCTGATGTGTTGAGGGTAGGGGTTTTACCCACTCCAGGGATTGCTTACTTAACACGAACTTTAGAAGCCAGTGCCGGAGTCGTCATCTCAGCATCTCATAACCCGGTTCAAGATAATGGAATAAAGTTTTTTTTCTGTACAGGTTACAAGCTCCCTGATGCGGTGGAGGAAGAGATCGAAGACCTTGTCCGTAGTCATGAAAAGCCCTGGGCCACCCCCATTGGTGGTGAAGTAGGGCGAGTGATAGAGGTCCAGGATGCCGAGCGTCGGTATATGGATTTCCTGAAAAGGACCGTAGGCTCCCTTGCAGGAATTAAGGTGGTTTATGATGGTTCCAATGGTGCTGCATTCCGGGTAGGTCCCCAAGTTCTTCAGGAACTGGGAGTGGAGGTAATCCCTCTATCTGTTACCCCTGATGGGGTTAATATCAATGCAGGTTGCGGCTCCACCCATACGGAGGTACTTCAACAAGCCGTAGTCGAGCACAAGGCCGACCTGGGCTTAGCCAATGATGGCGATGCGGATCGCTTAATAGCCGTAGATGAAGAAGGAAAAGTCGTTGATGGGGACTTTATTATGGTTATTTGTGCCTTGGCGCTAAAAGCCAAAGGACAGCTGGCAGAGAATTCCATCGTAGTCACTGTCATGAGTAATCTAGGCTTGCATATCGCTTTAAAGGAAGCTGGAGTTAAAGTTTATGAGACCCAGGTAGGGGATCGTTATGTTATGGAAGAGCTCCTCAAAACAGGAGCGAAGCTAGGGGGTGAACAGTCCGGGCATATTATTTTCCTGGATCATAACACCACCGGCGATGGCCTGCTTACGGCTTTGCAGCTTCTAGCAGTGCTTAAGGAGCAAGGAAAACCAATCTCAAAGCTCGCCGCCCAAATGCAGCGTCTACCTCAGGTACTGATTAATGTTCAAGTTAAGGATAAGAAGAAAGCCATGGAAAACCCTTATGTCTTCCAAAAGGTGGAGGAAGTCAAACGCTTTCTGGGAGATCGGGGGCGGGTTCTCGTACGCCCATCCGGAACTGAGTCCTTAGTTCGTGTCATGGTAGAAGGCCAGGATCATGAGCAGCTCATGGGCCTAGCCCAATCCGTGGTGGATATTATTAAACGGGAAGAGCTTTAA